Genomic segment of Bacteroides intestinalis DSM 17393:
AAAGAGTTATGAAAGCTTTCTATATAGTCTCCAACAGTATCCACCAATAAGCAATATCAGTAATAATGTAATTCCAAAAGCCCAATAATTAACTACACGGGATTCAGCAACAAGCATATAATCACTGTCCAACAGACGAAAAGCATCTACTTTCCAAATGAGTGACTCATCTTTTTGCATGGCGGCATTGGTAGAAACCACCCTGCCCGGCATGAATAACTCAAACTGCACAGCATAACCAAACAATTCTGCAACCCGCCCTTTTTCCTCAAACAGATCATCCATTGGCTTTTTATTGTCCACATATAAGTTTGAGAAATATTTCGTTTGACTCAATTCATCCAGATAATTGCATATCTCTTCGGGCGATCCGTCATCATCGGCATCTTTTCCGGAAAAGTACTTCCCATAAACCGATTCCTTCAGATCTGCCAACTGATGTACAAAGTCCGTATCTTCTTTTATCGTAATGAAATGAAGAATTACTTCACAACTCAATTCATACTGACTACGGTTATACCATTTCCAGAATTTGGCTTCAATGTCATCCAACCTATTATTCTGTTCAATACCATTTAATCCGATCAAAGCCTCCTGATCTCCCCGGAACCATATCCGCTGCTCCTCTTTACTCATATAATTTTCGAGAGGTACCGGACCTTTATCGGGTAATTTACTGTAAGTAGCCGTATACTGATAATATGTATAGAACCAGCGGAAACTTTTCCGAAGTTTTTCAACCGGAACTACCAGAGGAATACTGTATTCCTTTCCATCCAAAGTACTGAAGCTCTCGGAACCTACCGTTGGATAAGTCCGGCAAACTTTCACATTCAGTTTGTCTTCATCTCCCCAACAGTTGAATTTAACAACAGAGTCCAGATTACTCACTTCCCATCCCGAATCTATCCGGAATAAAAACGGATTATGAGTCCTGTCTCCTGCAAGGAAAGCAGAGTCGCCATAAGCATACACCTCTCTGTGCATACTACCATCACTATTTACCTTAGAAACCATCCGGTAATAGGTACCACAGGAAGTCATACTGAGCAGCAAAACAATGGCTGCCATCCATTTATACGTTCTCATAATGATATAATTTAATAAGTTTTCTTTGTAAGTTCCATTATTCTCTTTTGTCTGAGCTTCTTATACTGCACATACTGTCCGGACAAGTAATCACTCTTTTCAGAAAGCCTCATCTTCTCCCAGCCTTCCGGTAGGGAATAAGCACTGTTTTCCTGGAAACGATACTCCTCTTCTACTCTGACACCATCGGGAACCGGACTAAGAAGAGTCTCACTCACCAACAAGCACAACAAAAGTCCTGCGGCTATCCCGGATACCCAACTGCCAATCAGCAGACTTTTCCTTTTCTTCTTTCGGGGAACGATCCTGCTCACTTGCTGTAAAATGGCAGTAGTCAGTTCATCCGGATTACTCAATATAGGCTGTACATTTCTCACCTCATCAAGCCATTCATTGTAAAGTTTATCATCTTGTTTCATAAGCCAGCATCTATTTGATTCATTTTGTTTCGTATATTCTTCCGGGCCAGGTAAAGAGTGGTTTTAATGATTCCGGCAGAAAGTCCGGTGATGGTTTGCACCTCCGGCACATCCAATTCCTCAATATCCCGTAATGTAAAAATCAACCTTTGCCGGGGAGACAGTTCATCGGTATATCTCAGGATTAGTTCACGCAGTTGCTTGTTCACCACTGCCAATTCTACATTATCATCTGACGAGATATTCACGGAAACGGAATAATCTGCTTCATTATCGAGTGGTGAATGGTACAGGGAACGCAGACGGTCATAACAAGTATTGCAAGTGATTTTATAAATCCAGGTAGAGAAACGGCACTCACCATTATATTTACCCAGTGCCAGCCACACCTTTACAAAGGTTTCCTGTACCATATCTTTAGCCTCATCTTCGTCGCACAACAATCGGAAAGCAAGCCGGAATACAAGTGGCTGAAACGTAGAAACCAGCAGAGAGAATGCTGCTGCATCCTCCTGCTGGCTCCTACTTATAAGCTCTTGTATTTTTTTCTGGTCCATCATAATAATATCTTCGTTTATTATATGATACGTAAGAAAAACCTTCCGGTCAATTACAAAGAGCCAAATATAGGAAATATCTTAAGTAGATGAGTATAATTACTATTTGCCATCGTATATTTTCTTTTCTTTGTTTATCAAGTTATCTTTTTAAATATAACATCAATCAGGTCTCACAAAGGAAAAAAAATATCTTCTCAAAATCGAATTATTCCTCTTTCGGAACAAACTCCTTATAACCCTGAAATATCCACTTTATAAAAGGTCGGAGCAACATTGTTCTTCTCAAGAAACATCACCATATAGATGGGTGCATAGACAATATTGACTACAACGCACAGATTGTCGTTATTGAATACGACAGTGTACCAGCTCTATAAAGTAGACACTAAAAACAATAGTATTCACACATATTAGATTAACTTTTTATATGAACACAAAGTTAAGCTACTAATAAAGTACT
This window contains:
- a CDS encoding RNA polymerase sigma factor, whose translation is MMDQKKIQELISRSQQEDAAAFSLLVSTFQPLVFRLAFRLLCDEDEAKDMVQETFVKVWLALGKYNGECRFSTWIYKITCNTCYDRLRSLYHSPLDNEADYSVSVNISSDDNVELAVVNKQLRELILRYTDELSPRQRLIFTLRDIEELDVPEVQTITGLSAGIIKTTLYLARKNIRNKMNQIDAGL